One Oncorhynchus nerka isolate Pitt River linkage group LG5, Oner_Uvic_2.0, whole genome shotgun sequence genomic window carries:
- the LOC115129231 gene encoding integrator complex subunit 5-like, whose amino-acid sequence MCAVFDGTSLTVTMQTSLTHTPQNAFSPQELSQEIKSFISGVDQTQGRKLSVREHARCAVRLLRSVPACRGAVLEHLRGVYNEHVSAFLHNLETNGDGNGDSNLEDVITEVHGVLAEFIKLNPRAWAPLVSTWAVDLLGQLSSKHAGRRAAPHSSSLNELLQLWMSCAATRSLMEAYTQCLAAMIAWCPDQCVDALLDTSVQHSPHFDWVVAHIGSSFPGTIISRVLACGLKDFCSHGTADKCQGDKSSRVPKIGSVVGILGHLAARHSDSIRRELLRMFQESLSPPTIPPSSGSTSLEHSAQLRRATVPFLLQLAALSPSLLGAVSTELVESLRPPVLLQLQAVLQGLPRDELDNMLGLAVHLIAQSPAGGARILRFLADTATPASVIISGPTSSPHEGVREACDLLLQMLLLHLHKLVYTRSEGDDGYYSRPHSPSSQAPRVVPFLEELQSHVGELCAEMLRLERKRHLWLHQLLCLLCLLSVYGGPSVATEALCQLLTLARNPDQLALAWQLHTPLSACLPGLIPAAVIRCVAQIHTHTLGPRQLCQLLLNLGSAMQSVQEEERKGPGGGMGGGGASPQSSMAVQVGAAVSGHLHDFCPLLLHGDPAVSHAAVRLLSRSPLPRAALPSHLLLVCRAAVTHFFLALRRRGETGKGRDEGQGGEAVNCSVLLLSRLVGYSPLTLKCVLQHLVEGALHKGNTDLFGGQSEDIGGDTPISPSLAPDRVGSLLDINCRFGTTVNFSGSVWSVFHAGVIGKGLKQRSATPHPDAASVIQNVQTLLAVTVQCCSAPSGNGGNGGGTRHQPSVPDEPPPINAEAAKMMAVTLVEYICPDVANGELSWPPEEHARTTVERDIHIRRCFEAHPVLFPLLHVVAAGRPALCYCSAVLRGLLATLLAHWEASREALAMDSPWHLQASCMLVSCMGEGQLLPPVLGNVHEAFPYLTPFEVRLLLLAVWEYVRGNGPMPQKFVFSAEKGLFCRDFSRDGDVARYVAPIHSVLHKNIDRLGHLCWRFQL is encoded by the coding sequence agtggtGTGGACCAGACCCAGGGTCGTAAACTCAGCGTCCGTGAGCATGCCCGCTGTGCCGTGCGTCTACTACGGTCTGTGCCTGCCTGTCGCGGGGCGGTCCTCGAGCACCTAAGGGGCGTGTACAACGAGCACGTCTCAGCCTTTCTTCACAATCTAGAGACAAACGGCGATGGCAACGGGGACTCCAACCTGGAGGATGTCATCACGGAGGTCCATGGCGTCCTGGCGGAGTTCATTAAGCTCAACCCCCGAGCCTGGGCTCCCCTTGTCTCAACCTgggctgtagacctgctgggGCAGCTGAGCTCCAAGCATGCTGGCCGCAGGGCAGCTCCCCACTCCTCCAGCCTCAACGAGCTGCTGCAGCTGTGGATGTCCTGTGCGGCTACACGCTCCCTCATGGAGGCCTATACCCAGTGCCTGGCAGCTATGATAGCCTGGTGTCCTGACCAATGTGTGGACGCTCTCCTGGACACCTCCGTGCAGCACTCCCCCCACTTCGACTGGGTGGTGGCTCACATCGGATCCTCCTTCCCGGGCACCATCATCAGCCGTGTCCTGGCCTGTGGCCTTAAAGACTTCTGCTCCCACGGGACGGCTGACAAGTGTCAGGGAGACAAGAGCAGCCGAGTGCCTAAGATCGGCTCTGTGGTGGGGATCCTAGGCCACCTGGCGGCGCGGCACTCTGACAGCATCCGGCGGGAGCTGCTGAGGATGTTCCAGGAGAGCCTCAGTCCCCCGACTATACCCCCCAGCTCTGGGTCCACCTCCTTGGAGCACTCAGCCCAGCTCCGCAGAGCCACAGTGCCCTTCCTTCTCCAGCTGGCGGCGCTGTCTCCTTCTCTTCTGGGCGCCGTATCTACAGAGCTGGTGGAGTCTCTACGGCCTCCAGTCTTGCTCCAGCTCCAGGCTGTTCTACAGGGCCTTCCCAGGGACGAGCTTGACAACATGCTGGGGCTGGCTGTCCACCTCATCGCCCAGAGCCCTGCTGGAGGGGCACGCATCCTCCGCTTCCTAGCTGACACGGCCACCCCCGCCTCTGTCATCATCTCCGGCCCTACGTCTTCCCCTCACGAGGGGGTCCGGGAGGCCTGCGACCTCCTCCTCCAGATGCTCCTGCTGCACCTCCACAAGCTGGTCTACACCCGCTCAGAAGGGGATGATGGCTACTACAGCcgcccccactctccctcctcccaggcGCCCCGTGTGGTCCCCTTCCTAGAGGAGCTGCAGTCCCACGTGGGAGAGCTCTGTGCTGAGATGCTGAGACTGGAGAGGAAGCGTCATCTCTGGCTGCACCAGCTGCTGTGTCTgctgtgtctgttgtctgtatACGGGGGCCCTAGCGTGGCCACGGAGGCCCTCTGTCAGCTGCTCACCCTGGCCCGGAACCCAGACCAGCTGGCCCTGGCCTGGCAGCTTCACACCCCACTGTCCGCCTGCCTGCCGGGCCTCATCCCTGCCGCAGTGATCCGCTGCGTGGCCCAGATCCATACACACACCCTGGGACCCAGGCAGCTCTGCCAGCTCCTTCTCAACCTGGGCTCTGCCATGCAGAGtgtacaggaggaggagaggaagggcccaggaggaggcatgggaggaggaggtgCTAGTCCTCAGTCCTCCATGGCAGTGCAGGTTGGAGCAGCGGTCTCAGGACACCTCCATGACTTCTGTCCTCTGCTCCTCCACGGTGACCCGGCGGTATCCCACGCTGCTGTGCGGCTCCTGTCCCGCAGCCCCCTCCCCCGTGCTGCCCTGCCTTCCCACCTGTTGCTTGTTTGTCGGGCTGCCGTCACACACTTCTTTCTGGCActgcggaggagaggagagacagggaaggggAGAGACGAAGGCCAGGGAGGAGAGGCGGTGAACTGTTCGGTGCTCCTCCTGTCCCGTCTGGTAGGTTACTCCCCTCTAACCCTCAAATGTGTCCTGCAGCACCTGGTGGAGGGAGCTCTACATAAAGGAAACACTGACTTGTTCGGAGGGCAGAGTGAGGACATTGGAGGGGACACCCCCATCTCCCCGTCCCTGGCCCCTGACCGGGTGGGCTCCCTGCTGGACATCAACTGCAGGTTCGGCACCACGGTCAACTTCTCTGgcagtgtgtggtctgtgttcCATGCTGGGGTGATAGGGAAGGGTCTGAAGCAGCGCAGCGCTACGCCTCACCCCGACGCTGCCAGTGTCATACAGAATGTCCAGACTCTGCTGGCTGTCACCGTCCAGTGCTGCAGTGCACCATCCGGGAATGGCGGCAACGGTGGAGGCACCCGACACCAGCCCTCCGTTCCAGATGAGCCGCCGCCCATCAACGCTGAGGCGGCCAAAATGATGGCAGTGACGCTAGTGGAGTATATCTGCCCCGACGTGGCCAACGGGGAACTGTCATGGCCGCCAGAGGAACACGCCCGCACAACTGTAGAGCGTGACATACACATCCGCCGCTGCTTCGAGGCCCaccctgtcctcttccctttACTCCATGTTGTTGCTGCCGGGCGTCCTGCTCTCTGTTACTGTTCTGCGGTGCTCCGGGGCCTGCTGGCCACTCTGCTGGCCCACTGGGAGGCTTCGAGGGAGGCTTTGGCGATGGACTCCCCGTGGCACCTCCAGGCCTCATGCATGCTGGTGTCCTGTATGGGTGAGGGCCAGCTGCTTCCCCCTGTGCTGGGCAACGTCCACGAGGCTTTCCCCTACCTGACGCCGTTCGAAGTGAGGCTTCTCCTCCTGGCTGTGTGGGAATATGTAAGGGGTAACGGCCCCATGCCACAGAAGTTTGTCTTCAGTGCCGAGAAGGGCCTGTTCTGCCGGGATTTCTCGCGGGACGGAGACGTGGCGAGATACGTAGCACCCATTCACAGTGTCCTGCATAAGAACATTGACCGGCTGGGGCATCTATGCTGGCGTTTCCAGCTCTGA
- the LOC115129232 gene encoding neutral alpha-glucosidase AB-like isoform X2 — translation MGPLLVLWLAGCLSGTWAVDRGNFKTCDQSAFCKRQRALKPGQSPYRALLETLELTNTKLTLQLINDNNKVRLLLELYRLQGNMTRVKINELKPLKPRFEVPDVLINDPPTEPLSLLSRDENGVVLSLGADSQRLIVSAKPFRLDIMEGREVLLSLNSRGLLAFEHLRIRKDTKVDPEGTENKEETEAEAAKEPAEGEEEKAKEDEKVEDGMWEETFKSHTDSKPNGPSSISLDFSLPGVENVYGIPEHADSLKLKATDGGDPYRLFNLDVFQYEVFNPMALYGAIPVMLSHSAQRTMGIFWLNAAETWVDISSNTAGKTVFGQMLDYVQGSSETPQTDVRWISESGIIDVFIMLGPTPTDVFSQYASLTGTQAFPPLSALAYHQCRWNYNDQEDVAAVDQGFDDHDIPYDFIWLDIEHTDGKRYFTWDPHKFPQPKDMLQGLLDKRRKMVTIVDPHIKVDSSYKIHNEIRSKGFYVKSKDGGDYEGWCWPGNSGYPDFTNPEMRAWWASMFAYDQYEGSMENMYTWNDMNEPSVFNGPEVTMHKDALHGNWENRDLHNLYGLYVQRATAEGLIERSGGVERPFVLARAFFAGSQRYGAVWTGDNAAEWEHLKISIPMCLSLGLVGVSFCGADVGGFFKSPSTELLVRWYQTGAYQPFFRAHAHLDTPRREPWLFGPENTALIREAVRQRYALLPYWYQLFYHAHHSGQPVMRPLWVEYPQDTATFSMDDQFLLGRDLLVHPVTEEGARGVTAYLPGKGEVWFDVHTFQKHNGAQNLYIPVTISSIPVFQRGGSIIPRKARVRRSSSCMEHDPYTLFVALSPKRFAQGELYIDDGHTFNFDKQKQFIHRRFSFANNALSSRNLAPGSQFTTFSWVEKIVILGASKPSKATLKTPDGKESQLEFEFDASMSVLTLRKPGVNAGLDWTVVLQ, via the exons ATGGGGCCTCTGTTAGtgttgtggctggctggctgcctcaGTGGGACCTGGGCAGTGGACCGGGGGAACTTCAAAACCTGTGACCAGAGTGCATTCTGCAA GCGTCAGCGAGCGTTAAAGCCTGGCCAGTCCCCATACAGAGCCCTGCTGGAGACCCTGGAGCTCACCAACACCAAACTCACACTGCAGCTCATCAATGACAACAACAAG GTGCGTCTGCTGCTTGAGCTCTATCGTCTCCAGGGCAACATGACCAGGGTGAAGATAAATGAATTGAAGCCACTGAAGCCTCGTTTTGAGGTCCCCGATGTGCTCATCAATGACCCACCCACAGAGCC ttTGTCTCTCCTGTCTCGGGATGAGAACGGGGTGGTTCTGTCTTTGGGGGCAGACTCTCAGCGGCTGATCGTCAGCGCTAAGCCGTTCCGATTGGACATCATGGAGGGGCGGGAGGTTCTTCTGTCACTTAACTCCCGTGGCCTGCTGGCCTTCGAGCACCTCCGGATCCGCAAGGATAC caaGGTAGACCCAGAAGGAACTGAGAATAAAGAAGAAACTGAGGCTGAGGCTGCCAAGGAACCggcagaaggagaggaagag AAGGCGAAGGAGGATGAGAAAGTGGAAGATGGAATGTGGGAGGAGACATTCAAATCGCACACAGACAGCAAACCCAATG GCCCTTCCTCCATCAGTCTAGACTTCTCTCTGCCAGGGGTGGAGAACGTCTATGGCATCCCAGAACACGCAGACAGCCTCAAACTCAAAGCCACTGA TGGAGGGGATCCATACCGGTTGTTTAACTTAGACGTGTTCCAGTATGAGGTGTTCAACCCTATGGCCCTGTACGGTGCCATCCCTGTCATGCTGTCTCACAGTGCACAGCGCACAATGGGCATCTTCTGGCTCAACGCTGCTGAGACCTGGGTGGACATCAGCTCCAACACCGCCGGCAAG ACAGTGTTTGGCCAGATGCTGGACTACGTTCAGGGCTCCAGTGAGACGCCACAGACAGACGTGCGTTGGATCTCAGAGAGCGGCATCATCGACGTCTTCATCATGCTGGGACCCACTCCCACTGATGTCTTCTCCCAGTACGCCTCACTCACAG GTACCCAGGCCTTCCCTCCCCTGTCTGCACTGGCCTACCATCAGTGCCGCTGGAACTACAACGACCAGGAGGATGTGGCAGCGGTGGACCAGGGCTTTGATGACCACGACATCCCCTACGACTTCATCTGGCTGGACATAGAGCACACGGACGGCAAGCGTTACTTCACCTGGGACCCTCACAAGTTCCCCCAGCCCAAAGACATGCTGCAGGGTCTTTTAGACAAGAGACGCAAG ATGGTGACCATTGTGGACCCCCACATCAAGGTGGACAGCAGCTACAAGATCCACAATGAGATCCGCTCCAAAGGCTTCTACGTCAAAAGCAAAGATGGCGGAGACTATGAGGGCTGGTGCTGGCCTG GTAATTCTGGTTACCCAGACTTTACCAACCCTGAGATGAGAGCTTGGTGGGCCAGTATGTTTGCCTACGATCAGTACGAG GGTTCCATGGAGAACATGTATACATGGAACGATATGAACGAGCCGTCAGTGTTTAATGGACCAGAGGTCACCATGCATAAAGATGCCCTGCATGGGAACTGGGAGAACCGTGACCTCCACAACCTCTACGGATTATACGTG cAAAGGGCCACAGCAGAGGGTCTGATTGAGCGCTCAGGGGGAGTGGAGAGACCTTTTGTCCTGGCCAGAGCCTTCTTTGCTGGCTCCCAGCGCTACGGTGCTGTGTGGACAGGTGATAACGCTGCTGAGTGGGAACATCTGAAGATCTCCATCCCCATGTGTCTCAGTCTGGGCCTGGTTGGTGTCTCTTTCTGTGGAG cTGATGTGGGTGGCTTCTTCAAGTCTCCCAGTACTGAGCTCCTGGTGCGTTGGTACCAGACGGGGGCGTACCAGCCCTTCTTCCGAGCCCATGCCCATCTGGACACCCCCCGCAGGGAGCCCTGGCTGTTTGGCCCCGAGAACACTGCTCTGATCAGGGAGGCTGTCCGCCAGCGTTACGCCCTCCTGCCCTACTGGTACCAGCTGTTCTACCACGCCCACCACTCTGGCCAGCCCGTCATGAGACCTCTGTGGGTGGAGTATCCTCAGGATACGGCCACGTTCTCCATGGATGACCAGTTCCTGCTTG GGAGAGATCTGCTGGTGCACCCCGTGACTGAGGAGGGGGCTAGGGGTGTTACTGCCTACCTGCCTGGAAAAGGAGAG GTCTGGTTTGACGTCCACACGTTCCAGAAACACAACGGAGCCCAGAACCTCTACATCCCTGTCACCATCAGCTCT ATTCCGGTATTCCAACGCGGTGGTTCCATTATTCCCAGGAAGGCCCGGGTTCGAAGGTCATCTTCATGCATGGAACACGACCCCTACACCTTATTCGTTGCTCTCAGCCCCAag CGATTTGCCCAGGGTGAGCTCTACATAGACGACGGCCACACCTTCAACTTTGACAAACAGAAGCAGTTCATCCACAGACGATTTTCCTTTGCCAATAATGCCCTTTCCTCCAG GAACCTGGCCCCTGGCTCTCAGTTCACCACTTTTTCCTGGGTTGAGAAGATTGTCATATTGGGGGCCAGTAAGCCCAGCAAGGCCACTCTGAAGACTCCTG ATGGCAAGGAGAGTCAGCTGGAGTTTGAGTTTGATGCCTCCATGTCGGTGTTAACCCTTCGCAAGCCGGGTGTCAACGCAGGGCTGGACTGGACTGTGGTGCTTCAGTAA
- the LOC115129232 gene encoding neutral alpha-glucosidase AB-like isoform X1 has product MAAFVVSPLKMGPLLVLWLAGCLSGTWAVDRGNFKTCDQSAFCKRQRALKPGQSPYRALLETLELTNTKLTLQLINDNNKVRLLLELYRLQGNMTRVKINELKPLKPRFEVPDVLINDPPTEPLSLLSRDENGVVLSLGADSQRLIVSAKPFRLDIMEGREVLLSLNSRGLLAFEHLRIRKDTKVDPEGTENKEETEAEAAKEPAEGEEEKAKEDEKVEDGMWEETFKSHTDSKPNGPSSISLDFSLPGVENVYGIPEHADSLKLKATDGGDPYRLFNLDVFQYEVFNPMALYGAIPVMLSHSAQRTMGIFWLNAAETWVDISSNTAGKTVFGQMLDYVQGSSETPQTDVRWISESGIIDVFIMLGPTPTDVFSQYASLTGTQAFPPLSALAYHQCRWNYNDQEDVAAVDQGFDDHDIPYDFIWLDIEHTDGKRYFTWDPHKFPQPKDMLQGLLDKRRKMVTIVDPHIKVDSSYKIHNEIRSKGFYVKSKDGGDYEGWCWPGNSGYPDFTNPEMRAWWASMFAYDQYEGSMENMYTWNDMNEPSVFNGPEVTMHKDALHGNWENRDLHNLYGLYVQRATAEGLIERSGGVERPFVLARAFFAGSQRYGAVWTGDNAAEWEHLKISIPMCLSLGLVGVSFCGADVGGFFKSPSTELLVRWYQTGAYQPFFRAHAHLDTPRREPWLFGPENTALIREAVRQRYALLPYWYQLFYHAHHSGQPVMRPLWVEYPQDTATFSMDDQFLLGRDLLVHPVTEEGARGVTAYLPGKGEVWFDVHTFQKHNGAQNLYIPVTISSIPVFQRGGSIIPRKARVRRSSSCMEHDPYTLFVALSPKRFAQGELYIDDGHTFNFDKQKQFIHRRFSFANNALSSRNLAPGSQFTTFSWVEKIVILGASKPSKATLKTPDGKESQLEFEFDASMSVLTLRKPGVNAGLDWTVVLQ; this is encoded by the exons ATGGCCGCCTTCGTAGTAAG CCCTCTCAAGATGGGGCCTCTGTTAGtgttgtggctggctggctgcctcaGTGGGACCTGGGCAGTGGACCGGGGGAACTTCAAAACCTGTGACCAGAGTGCATTCTGCAA GCGTCAGCGAGCGTTAAAGCCTGGCCAGTCCCCATACAGAGCCCTGCTGGAGACCCTGGAGCTCACCAACACCAAACTCACACTGCAGCTCATCAATGACAACAACAAG GTGCGTCTGCTGCTTGAGCTCTATCGTCTCCAGGGCAACATGACCAGGGTGAAGATAAATGAATTGAAGCCACTGAAGCCTCGTTTTGAGGTCCCCGATGTGCTCATCAATGACCCACCCACAGAGCC ttTGTCTCTCCTGTCTCGGGATGAGAACGGGGTGGTTCTGTCTTTGGGGGCAGACTCTCAGCGGCTGATCGTCAGCGCTAAGCCGTTCCGATTGGACATCATGGAGGGGCGGGAGGTTCTTCTGTCACTTAACTCCCGTGGCCTGCTGGCCTTCGAGCACCTCCGGATCCGCAAGGATAC caaGGTAGACCCAGAAGGAACTGAGAATAAAGAAGAAACTGAGGCTGAGGCTGCCAAGGAACCggcagaaggagaggaagag AAGGCGAAGGAGGATGAGAAAGTGGAAGATGGAATGTGGGAGGAGACATTCAAATCGCACACAGACAGCAAACCCAATG GCCCTTCCTCCATCAGTCTAGACTTCTCTCTGCCAGGGGTGGAGAACGTCTATGGCATCCCAGAACACGCAGACAGCCTCAAACTCAAAGCCACTGA TGGAGGGGATCCATACCGGTTGTTTAACTTAGACGTGTTCCAGTATGAGGTGTTCAACCCTATGGCCCTGTACGGTGCCATCCCTGTCATGCTGTCTCACAGTGCACAGCGCACAATGGGCATCTTCTGGCTCAACGCTGCTGAGACCTGGGTGGACATCAGCTCCAACACCGCCGGCAAG ACAGTGTTTGGCCAGATGCTGGACTACGTTCAGGGCTCCAGTGAGACGCCACAGACAGACGTGCGTTGGATCTCAGAGAGCGGCATCATCGACGTCTTCATCATGCTGGGACCCACTCCCACTGATGTCTTCTCCCAGTACGCCTCACTCACAG GTACCCAGGCCTTCCCTCCCCTGTCTGCACTGGCCTACCATCAGTGCCGCTGGAACTACAACGACCAGGAGGATGTGGCAGCGGTGGACCAGGGCTTTGATGACCACGACATCCCCTACGACTTCATCTGGCTGGACATAGAGCACACGGACGGCAAGCGTTACTTCACCTGGGACCCTCACAAGTTCCCCCAGCCCAAAGACATGCTGCAGGGTCTTTTAGACAAGAGACGCAAG ATGGTGACCATTGTGGACCCCCACATCAAGGTGGACAGCAGCTACAAGATCCACAATGAGATCCGCTCCAAAGGCTTCTACGTCAAAAGCAAAGATGGCGGAGACTATGAGGGCTGGTGCTGGCCTG GTAATTCTGGTTACCCAGACTTTACCAACCCTGAGATGAGAGCTTGGTGGGCCAGTATGTTTGCCTACGATCAGTACGAG GGTTCCATGGAGAACATGTATACATGGAACGATATGAACGAGCCGTCAGTGTTTAATGGACCAGAGGTCACCATGCATAAAGATGCCCTGCATGGGAACTGGGAGAACCGTGACCTCCACAACCTCTACGGATTATACGTG cAAAGGGCCACAGCAGAGGGTCTGATTGAGCGCTCAGGGGGAGTGGAGAGACCTTTTGTCCTGGCCAGAGCCTTCTTTGCTGGCTCCCAGCGCTACGGTGCTGTGTGGACAGGTGATAACGCTGCTGAGTGGGAACATCTGAAGATCTCCATCCCCATGTGTCTCAGTCTGGGCCTGGTTGGTGTCTCTTTCTGTGGAG cTGATGTGGGTGGCTTCTTCAAGTCTCCCAGTACTGAGCTCCTGGTGCGTTGGTACCAGACGGGGGCGTACCAGCCCTTCTTCCGAGCCCATGCCCATCTGGACACCCCCCGCAGGGAGCCCTGGCTGTTTGGCCCCGAGAACACTGCTCTGATCAGGGAGGCTGTCCGCCAGCGTTACGCCCTCCTGCCCTACTGGTACCAGCTGTTCTACCACGCCCACCACTCTGGCCAGCCCGTCATGAGACCTCTGTGGGTGGAGTATCCTCAGGATACGGCCACGTTCTCCATGGATGACCAGTTCCTGCTTG GGAGAGATCTGCTGGTGCACCCCGTGACTGAGGAGGGGGCTAGGGGTGTTACTGCCTACCTGCCTGGAAAAGGAGAG GTCTGGTTTGACGTCCACACGTTCCAGAAACACAACGGAGCCCAGAACCTCTACATCCCTGTCACCATCAGCTCT ATTCCGGTATTCCAACGCGGTGGTTCCATTATTCCCAGGAAGGCCCGGGTTCGAAGGTCATCTTCATGCATGGAACACGACCCCTACACCTTATTCGTTGCTCTCAGCCCCAag CGATTTGCCCAGGGTGAGCTCTACATAGACGACGGCCACACCTTCAACTTTGACAAACAGAAGCAGTTCATCCACAGACGATTTTCCTTTGCCAATAATGCCCTTTCCTCCAG GAACCTGGCCCCTGGCTCTCAGTTCACCACTTTTTCCTGGGTTGAGAAGATTGTCATATTGGGGGCCAGTAAGCCCAGCAAGGCCACTCTGAAGACTCCTG ATGGCAAGGAGAGTCAGCTGGAGTTTGAGTTTGATGCCTCCATGTCGGTGTTAACCCTTCGCAAGCCGGGTGTCAACGCAGGGCTGGACTGGACTGTGGTGCTTCAGTAA